A single Desulfofalx alkaliphila DSM 12257 DNA region contains:
- the der gene encoding ribosome biogenesis GTPase Der → MPKPIVAIVGRPNVGKSTLFNRIVRHRVAIVEDQPGITRDRLYFDAEWNGKEFTLIDTGGIEFDENDQITAQVRKQAEIAIAEADVILFVVDARAGLHPTDADVAEVLRKTEKPVLLVANKVEHFDTLKIPYYDFYELGLGDPIPVSAAEGMNTGDMLDQLVELLPDAGEEQYDDDTIKVAVIGRPNVGKSTLVNAIFGDERVIVSDVPGTTRDAIDTPIERGGKNYVLIDTAGMRRRKKIEEPAERYSVIRSLRAVDRSDVVLMIIDASQGVTEQDKRIVGYAEEKGRAIVLVVNKWDLIEKDDKTMLRFNEHIREALGFVRYAPIVYISALTKKRVPRVLELVDYVAEQHNLRIATSNVNQLVREAMQQNPPPSDKGRRLKILYAMQGGVAPPTFILFVNDPELMHFSYMRYLENFFRSSYGFEGTPIRFYLRKREKE, encoded by the coding sequence ATGCCCAAACCTATTGTGGCTATAGTTGGCAGGCCCAACGTTGGCAAGTCAACTTTATTTAACCGTATAGTTCGTCACCGGGTGGCCATAGTGGAGGACCAACCCGGAATAACAAGGGATAGACTGTATTTTGATGCTGAATGGAATGGCAAAGAATTCACCCTGATTGACACCGGGGGCATAGAATTTGATGAGAACGACCAAATTACCGCCCAGGTGAGAAAGCAGGCAGAAATTGCAATTGCCGAAGCCGATGTCATATTGTTTGTGGTGGATGCCAGGGCAGGCTTGCATCCAACCGATGCAGATGTGGCCGAAGTGTTGCGAAAAACAGAAAAACCGGTGCTTTTGGTGGCCAACAAAGTTGAACACTTTGACACCCTAAAAATACCCTATTATGATTTCTATGAGCTGGGTCTGGGAGATCCAATTCCGGTGTCAGCAGCTGAGGGAATGAACACCGGGGATATGTTGGATCAGTTAGTGGAATTGCTGCCGGATGCAGGTGAGGAACAATATGACGATGATACCATAAAGGTGGCAGTAATAGGCAGGCCCAATGTCGGCAAATCAACTTTGGTTAACGCCATCTTTGGGGACGAACGGGTTATTGTCAGTGATGTACCCGGTACCACCAGGGATGCCATTGATACACCCATCGAACGGGGTGGAAAAAATTATGTGTTAATTGACACCGCCGGTATGCGGCGCAGGAAAAAAATAGAGGAGCCGGCAGAGAGGTATAGCGTTATTAGATCGCTGCGGGCGGTGGATCGTTCAGATGTGGTGCTGATGATTATTGATGCCAGCCAGGGTGTTACTGAACAAGACAAAAGAATTGTAGGCTATGCCGAGGAAAAGGGTAGGGCCATTGTTTTAGTGGTTAACAAATGGGACTTAATAGAAAAAGATGATAAAACCATGCTGCGTTTTAATGAGCATATAAGAGAGGCACTGGGCTTTGTTAGATATGCTCCAATAGTGTATATTTCAGCCTTAACCAAAAAAAGAGTTCCCCGGGTTTTAGAACTGGTTGACTATGTTGCGGAGCAACACAATTTACGTATAGCCACCAGCAATGTAAATCAGCTGGTGCGAGAGGCAATGCAGCAAAACCCACCCCCTTCCGATAAGGGAAGACGGCTTAAAATACTCTACGCCATGCAAGGAGGGGTTGCCCCCCCAACCTTTATTTTATTTGTTAACGACCCGGAACTAATGCATTTTTCATATATGCGTTACCTGGAAAACTTTTTCCGGTCTTCCTATGGTTTTGAAGGCACTCCCATAAGATTTTATTTACGCAAACGTGAAAAAGAGTAA
- a CDS encoding DUF1614 domain-containing protein, which translates to MTQLPIGLIALIAVSFLIYFGLAQRVLDRMRLSDKAALGVIVALIVGSFITIPLPLGNIRASINVGGALIPIALAIYLLSKAGTTKERVRALIATVATGLVVYFIGSLLMAGLPEPAGRYGVIDSIYLYPIAAAITGYLVGRSRRSAFIAAVLGVVLVDVFHYIWLLQAGAVGGVVAIGGAGAFDVTVLAGILAVLLAEFFGELRERLQGGPATEGRPKELLAALKKPDFNRRAKKTTAIGDMDKKRRGE; encoded by the coding sequence ATGACACAACTTCCCATTGGCTTAATTGCTTTAATTGCAGTATCATTTTTAATTTATTTTGGACTGGCCCAGCGGGTCTTGGACAGAATGAGGCTCAGTGACAAGGCGGCTTTGGGAGTAATTGTTGCCCTCATTGTGGGCAGTTTTATTACCATTCCGCTGCCCCTGGGCAATATCAGGGCTTCCATAAATGTGGGTGGAGCATTGATACCCATAGCCTTGGCTATTTACCTCTTATCTAAGGCCGGAACCACCAAAGAGCGGGTGCGGGCCCTAATTGCCACCGTGGCCACCGGCTTAGTTGTTTACTTCATTGGCTCCCTGCTGATGGCCGGACTGCCTGAACCGGCCGGCAGGTACGGGGTGATAGATTCAATTTATCTGTACCCCATTGCTGCAGCCATAACCGGTTACTTGGTGGGCAGATCCCGCAGATCGGCCTTTATTGCCGCTGTACTGGGTGTGGTGCTGGTGGACGTGTTTCACTATATTTGGCTGCTACAGGCGGGCGCTGTGGGCGGTGTGGTGGCCATTGGCGGTGCCGGCGCCTTTGATGTTACTGTACTGGCCGGTATACTGGCGGTGCTGTTGGCAGAGTTTTTCGGGGAACTGCGGGAGCGCCTGCAGGGGGGGCCGGCCACTGAAGGAAGGCCCAAGGAATTGTTGGCCGCTTTGAAAAAACCGGACTTTAACAGGCGTGCTAAAAAAACCACTGCCATTGGAGATATGGATAAAAAAAGGAGGGGTGAATAA
- a CDS encoding capping complex subunit for YIEGIA, which yields MIEKAIFAAVTTDKSKVLGGVPIFCASDEEELEAMAGTLANIADGMVHQLENKVMIIVRH from the coding sequence GTGATTGAGAAAGCTATATTTGCGGCAGTAACCACCGACAAGAGCAAGGTATTGGGTGGTGTGCCGATTTTTTGTGCCAGTGATGAAGAAGAACTGGAGGCCATGGCCGGCACCTTGGCAAACATTGCCGACGGTATGGTTCACCAATTGGAAAACAAGGTAATGATAATAGTAAGGCACTAG
- the spoIIP gene encoding stage II sporulation protein P, translated as MRKKMLVTLALVYIMCCCGQAWATVGPGGIWQQKKSAAGYSEHQEGLHYLLRDEKGQLVTEVSRPVYSGDELILPDGKHYRVSRVVDKTVTVKLLGENKKYLGWLEFFKNKPVQATAANDWRERPVGIYHSHTGESYVPSSGEALVPFEGDIYRVGEKFEKALTAKNIDVIYYQTPHDPHDNNAYVRSRRTASGILRGNPVAIFDLHRDGVPDPTDYRTEIDGEQVAKIRIVVGRQNGNRKVNQDFAKRLMAHAEQLYPGIMKDIYIGRGNYNQDLLSTSLLLEVGTYTNSLEEAERGIMLFTDTVPVVLGLTEEDVKAAAGTVDEMGAGGWRKALALIFTTVLVAGVFMLINAGSYEKALERVVQSLRGAVNQINSRIRNIKNDNE; from the coding sequence TTGCGCAAAAAAATGCTGGTAACGCTGGCGCTGGTTTACATAATGTGCTGCTGTGGGCAGGCCTGGGCCACCGTAGGGCCTGGCGGTATATGGCAGCAAAAGAAATCTGCCGCTGGGTACAGTGAACATCAAGAGGGCTTGCATTACCTTCTCCGGGATGAAAAGGGCCAATTGGTCACTGAAGTCTCACGGCCGGTATATTCGGGGGACGAATTAATATTACCGGACGGCAAGCACTATCGGGTATCCCGGGTGGTTGATAAAACAGTCACTGTAAAACTTTTGGGGGAAAACAAAAAATATCTGGGCTGGCTGGAATTTTTTAAAAACAAGCCTGTGCAAGCAACTGCTGCCAATGACTGGCGTGAAAGACCGGTTGGCATTTATCACAGCCACACCGGGGAGTCCTATGTGCCCAGCAGCGGAGAGGCCTTGGTGCCCTTCGAGGGCGATATTTACCGGGTGGGAGAAAAATTTGAAAAGGCCCTGACAGCTAAAAACATTGATGTGATATATTATCAAACCCCCCATGATCCCCATGATAACAATGCTTATGTCCGTTCCAGGCGCACTGCATCGGGTATATTAAGGGGCAATCCGGTGGCAATCTTTGACCTGCACCGGGACGGAGTGCCAGATCCTACTGATTACCGGACGGAAATAGACGGAGAACAGGTAGCTAAAATACGTATTGTGGTGGGCAGACAAAACGGTAACCGAAAAGTAAATCAAGATTTCGCCAAAAGATTGATGGCCCACGCCGAACAGTTATACCCGGGAATAATGAAAGATATTTATATTGGCCGTGGCAATTATAATCAGGATTTGCTTTCCACCTCATTATTATTGGAGGTGGGCACCTATACCAATAGCCTTGAAGAGGCAGAGCGGGGAATTATGCTTTTTACCGACACAGTGCCGGTGGTACTGGGTTTAACTGAAGAGGATGTTAAAGCAGCGGCCGGCACCGTTGATGAGATGGGGGCCGGCGGATGGAGAAAAGCCCTTGCTTTAATTTTTACTACGGTGCTGGTTGCCGGGGTTTTTATGTTGATTAACGCCGGCAGTTATGAAAAAGCCCTAGAAAGGGTGGTGCAAAGCCTTAGGGGGGCGGTTAATCAGATTAACAGCAGAATACGCAACATAAAGAATGATAATGAATAA
- a CDS encoding DUF512 domain-containing protein yields the protein MPTQGLKVTGVTPGGIGDEIGVQPGDIIMEINSHPVRDIIDYRFLVCDEEISVKLIDAAGEQWILEIEKDYDEDLGLDFGAGAFGATRRCQNKCLFCFVDQMAPNMRSTLYVKDDDYRLSFWQGNFVTLTNVNGEELQRIIKQRLSPLYISVHTTNPDLRRKLMRNARSAKIMEQLSALAEAGIEMHTQVVLCPGINDGPELQRTVKDLAGLWPSVQSLAVVPVGLTKYREGLAELKLFDEKTAREIINQIHGWQERFIDKFQYPFVFASDEFYVMAQEPFPPDERYADYPQTENGVGLARLFLDQWHEVEKKLPLQATVPRKVTVATGLSAFAILEPVINRLNKVKGVNARLLKIPHHFFGETVTVAGLLTGSDMIKGLKNKSLGDMLIIPSAMLKNQGEEVFLDDMTVEQLAKRLKVPVYPAGNPAQLVEIILTGGAR from the coding sequence ATGCCTACCCAAGGTTTAAAGGTAACCGGCGTAACCCCCGGCGGCATCGGTGATGAAATAGGTGTTCAACCGGGGGATATTATAATGGAAATAAACAGCCATCCGGTGAGAGATATAATTGACTACCGCTTCTTGGTTTGCGATGAGGAAATAAGCGTTAAACTAATTGATGCCGCCGGAGAACAGTGGATACTGGAAATAGAGAAGGATTATGATGAAGACCTGGGACTGGATTTTGGCGCTGGCGCCTTTGGTGCCACCAGACGGTGTCAAAACAAGTGCCTTTTTTGCTTTGTGGATCAAATGGCGCCCAATATGCGCAGCACCCTGTATGTTAAAGATGATGACTACAGGCTTTCCTTTTGGCAGGGCAACTTTGTTACCTTAACCAACGTTAACGGGGAAGAACTACAGCGGATAATAAAACAAAGACTGAGCCCCTTGTATATATCGGTACATACCACTAACCCTGACCTGCGGCGCAAACTTATGAGAAATGCCAGATCGGCAAAAATAATGGAGCAGCTTTCGGCCTTGGCTGAGGCAGGCATAGAAATGCATACCCAGGTGGTGCTGTGCCCGGGAATAAATGACGGGCCTGAGTTGCAGCGAACAGTTAAAGACTTGGCCGGCCTGTGGCCCAGCGTACAATCATTGGCGGTGGTTCCGGTGGGGCTTACCAAGTACCGTGAGGGATTGGCTGAGCTGAAATTATTTGATGAGAAAACTGCCCGGGAAATAATAAACCAAATACATGGTTGGCAAGAAAGGTTTATAGACAAATTTCAATACCCCTTTGTCTTTGCCTCAGACGAATTTTACGTCATGGCCCAGGAGCCATTCCCCCCGGATGAAAGATATGCAGACTATCCCCAAACAGAAAACGGCGTCGGCTTAGCCAGGCTGTTTTTAGATCAGTGGCATGAAGTAGAAAAAAAATTACCCTTGCAGGCTACAGTGCCAAGAAAGGTAACCGTTGCCACCGGCTTATCTGCATTTGCAATTTTAGAGCCGGTAATCAATAGATTAAATAAAGTAAAGGGTGTTAATGCCCGGTTGTTGAAGATACCCCATCATTTTTTTGGAGAAACGGTAACCGTGGCCGGTCTGCTCACCGGTTCAGATATGATTAAAGGGTTAAAAAACAAAAGCTTGGGCGATATGCTGATCATTCCCTCTGCCATGCTGAAAAACCAAGGGGAAGAGGTTTTTTTAGACGATATGACAGTGGAACAGCTTGCTAAACGGCTGAAGGTGCCGGTATACCCGGCAGGTAACCCTGCCCAACTGGTAGAAATAATACTGACCGGCGGGGCACGATAA
- a CDS encoding YIEGIA family protein yields the protein MEYQDYLLVVIIGTLMGTITRLVLLHVDYRQYPGYPHGYIVHLSLGFIASALGAVAVPAIVEKEFTAFTFLALAAQQFREIRHQERTTLESLEDSEIIQRGSDYIEGIARTFEARNYLVMASAFTTALATLIGLSSGAGVIPGLTIGILTLVTSWLYRKGRVIGDICDVKVAKIHFNGPTLMVENVGLINVGLKERRDKILKEGLAVMIHPKNDNARATIHDMGQRMVIAHTAGVVLGTKKDIDIPDYTPILRKDVDTGSVAMYMMPMERDAKALVEAVKRSPVLESAYSKPLATKAGRYASD from the coding sequence ATGGAATATCAGGACTACCTGCTGGTTGTGATTATTGGCACGCTCATGGGCACCATTACCAGGCTAGTCCTGCTCCATGTGGATTACCGTCAGTACCCCGGCTATCCCCACGGATATATAGTACACCTTTCGCTGGGCTTTATTGCCTCAGCCTTGGGGGCGGTGGCAGTACCGGCAATTGTTGAAAAGGAGTTTACCGCCTTTACCTTTCTGGCACTGGCCGCCCAGCAATTTCGAGAAATACGCCACCAAGAACGTACCACCTTGGAGAGCTTAGAGGATTCGGAAATTATTCAGCGCGGCAGTGATTACATTGAAGGGATAGCAAGAACCTTTGAAGCAAGAAACTATTTGGTCATGGCCAGTGCCTTTACTACCGCATTGGCCACCCTAATAGGCTTATCTTCTGGGGCAGGGGTTATCCCGGGCTTGACAATAGGTATACTGACCCTGGTAACCAGTTGGCTTTATCGCAAAGGAAGAGTAATTGGTGATATATGTGATGTTAAAGTGGCAAAAATACATTTTAACGGCCCCACCCTCATGGTTGAAAATGTAGGGCTAATTAATGTCGGCTTAAAAGAACGTCGGGATAAGATATTAAAAGAAGGCTTGGCGGTGATGATCCATCCCAAAAACGATAATGCCCGGGCCACCATACATGACATGGGCCAGCGCATGGTGATAGCCCACACCGCAGGGGTGGTGCTGGGGACCAAAAAGGATATAGATATTCCTGACTATACCCCAATATTGCGTAAAGATGTGGACACCGGTTCGGTGGCAATGTATATGATGCCCATGGAACGGGATGCCAAAGCCCTGGTGGAGGCAGTAAAACGCAGCCCTGTATTGGAAAGTGCCTACAGCAAACCTTTGGCCACCAAAGCCGGCCGGTACGCATCAGATTGA
- a CDS encoding bifunctional 4-hydroxy-3-methylbut-2-enyl diphosphate reductase/30S ribosomal protein S1 — MEVLVASKAGFCFGVKRAIEMAQKESEDKASPVYTLGPIIHNPQVVDKLTQQGIMEIDNVNDGPPGCLIIRSHGVGPEILEGAREYGHQVVDATCPFVRRAQQLAREFSDEGYQVVVVGDREHPEVKGIVGWTGGTAIVVENAAEAEKLTGYNRIGVVAQTTQPVANFNEVVRTLQQKGFEVKSGNTICHATSERQQAALELAKKVDVMVVVGGAKSANTGKLTRLCRSTGTPTYQIETADELKRQWFVGVERAGLTAGASTPGWIIEEVECRMKEVGEEMAMEQETMQEGMQEDVEVRTLHHGDEVRGTVVQVNSDEVLVDVGAKSEGVVPLRELTSYNTDPHEVVKVGDEIDVVVIKSEDSEGRAVLSKVRADAEKNWGGLEEAMEAGTVIEGTVREVVKGGLLVDVGVRAFLPASLVDIGYVEDLSKYLNETIRVKVIEMNKNRRKVILSRKVVLEEEQAKAREELFQKLEDGQVVKGIVRRLTDFGAFVDIGGVDGLLHISEMAWYRINHPSEVVNVGDEIDVKVLKVDKENEKVSLGLKQVLPNPWDNIEEKYIVGSIIPAKVVRLAPFGAFVQLEPGVEGLVHISHLAEQHVEKPEDVVSEGDEINVKVLSVDAGEKRIRLSIREVNKERTPRQPKKQQKPQEYQTTSEDGNDGGGMTLGEAMPPEVQEMLKKNQ, encoded by the coding sequence TTGGAAGTACTTGTGGCCTCTAAGGCTGGCTTTTGTTTTGGAGTAAAAAGGGCCATAGAAATGGCCCAAAAAGAATCCGAAGATAAGGCCAGTCCGGTTTATACATTGGGCCCAATAATACATAACCCACAAGTGGTTGACAAACTTACCCAACAGGGTATTATGGAGATTGACAATGTCAATGATGGTCCGCCAGGATGCTTAATTATCAGATCCCATGGGGTAGGGCCGGAGATATTGGAAGGTGCCCGCGAGTACGGACACCAAGTGGTGGATGCAACCTGTCCCTTTGTTAGAAGGGCTCAACAGCTGGCCCGGGAATTTAGCGACGAAGGTTATCAGGTGGTGGTGGTGGGCGACCGGGAGCACCCTGAAGTGAAGGGCATTGTGGGTTGGACCGGCGGCACTGCGATAGTTGTTGAAAACGCAGCTGAGGCCGAAAAACTTACAGGCTATAACCGGATAGGTGTGGTAGCTCAAACCACTCAACCGGTGGCAAATTTTAATGAGGTAGTTCGTACCCTGCAACAAAAAGGATTTGAAGTTAAATCAGGTAATACTATCTGTCATGCCACCAGTGAGCGCCAGCAGGCAGCGCTGGAACTGGCAAAGAAGGTTGATGTTATGGTGGTGGTGGGGGGAGCCAAAAGTGCCAACACAGGCAAGCTGACCAGGCTCTGCCGCAGTACCGGAACACCAACTTATCAGATAGAAACTGCCGATGAGCTCAAACGCCAGTGGTTTGTTGGGGTAGAGCGAGCCGGATTAACAGCTGGTGCATCCACGCCTGGCTGGATTATTGAGGAGGTTGAATGTAGGATGAAGGAAGTAGGGGAAGAAATGGCAATGGAACAAGAAACAATGCAAGAGGGCATGCAGGAAGATGTGGAGGTCAGAACCCTGCACCACGGCGACGAGGTACGGGGCACTGTGGTTCAAGTTAACTCGGATGAGGTTTTGGTAGATGTTGGGGCAAAGTCTGAAGGCGTAGTCCCGCTGAGGGAATTGACCAGTTATAATACCGACCCCCACGAGGTGGTAAAGGTTGGAGATGAAATAGATGTGGTGGTAATTAAGTCCGAAGACAGTGAGGGCAGAGCAGTTTTATCCAAGGTTAGGGCCGATGCCGAAAAGAACTGGGGTGGCCTGGAAGAAGCCATGGAAGCCGGCACTGTAATTGAGGGTACAGTGCGTGAGGTTGTTAAGGGCGGTCTGTTGGTGGACGTTGGGGTACGGGCCTTCCTGCCTGCATCCTTGGTAGACATCGGCTATGTGGAAGACCTTTCTAAATACCTCAATGAAACTATACGGGTTAAAGTAATTGAAATGAATAAAAACCGCAGAAAGGTAATTCTATCCCGCAAGGTGGTACTGGAAGAAGAACAAGCCAAGGCCCGGGAAGAATTATTCCAAAAACTGGAAGACGGCCAGGTTGTTAAGGGTATAGTGCGCCGTTTAACAGATTTCGGTGCCTTTGTGGATATCGGCGGCGTAGACGGCCTGCTGCATATTTCTGAAATGGCCTGGTACCGCATTAATCACCCCTCAGAAGTAGTTAACGTGGGTGATGAAATTGATGTTAAGGTTCTCAAGGTGGATAAAGAAAATGAAAAGGTATCCTTGGGATTAAAACAGGTATTGCCTAACCCTTGGGACAATATTGAAGAAAAATATATTGTGGGCAGTATTATACCGGCTAAAGTTGTTCGTCTGGCACCCTTTGGTGCATTTGTGCAGCTGGAGCCCGGTGTAGAGGGTTTGGTACACATTTCTCACTTGGCTGAACAGCACGTTGAAAAGCCGGAGGACGTTGTTTCCGAAGGTGATGAAATCAATGTTAAGGTGCTTTCAGTGGATGCCGGGGAAAAACGTATTCGCCTCTCTATTCGCGAGGTTAACAAAGAGCGTACACCCCGTCAACCTAAAAAACAACAAAAGCCCCAGGAATATCAAACCACAAGTGAAGACGGAAATGACGGCGGCGGCATGACCCTTGGTGAGGCAATGCCCCCGGAAGTACAGGAAATGCTTAAGAAAAATCAATAA
- the cmk gene encoding (d)CMP kinase, whose protein sequence is MKVKNNVAIDGPAGAGKSTIAKLIAKKLGFIYIDTGSMYRAVTLKALQKNYDFDDHGALARLSSEVKIELFSGAQNDFRIFLDGEDVTEHIRQPEVSRHVSLVAKIPQVRKNMVRQQQIMAQTGGVVMDGRDIGTRVMPDAKYKFFLTASTEERAKRRHLELLQQGYEISLDTIIAEIAERDNIDQNRAVDPLVPAEDAVIIDSTGLTINQVVELIVKHIDECK, encoded by the coding sequence ATGAAGGTAAAAAATAATGTTGCCATCGATGGCCCGGCAGGGGCCGGTAAAAGTACAATTGCCAAGCTGATTGCCAAGAAACTGGGTTTTATATACATTGATACCGGCAGTATGTACCGGGCAGTGACATTAAAGGCCTTACAAAAAAACTACGACTTTGATGACCATGGGGCACTGGCCAGGTTATCATCTGAAGTAAAGATAGAGTTGTTTTCCGGTGCTCAAAATGATTTTAGAATTTTTTTAGACGGGGAAGATGTTACCGAACATATTCGCCAACCGGAAGTGTCACGCCACGTTTCACTGGTGGCAAAGATACCCCAGGTAAGAAAAAATATGGTGCGGCAGCAGCAAATAATGGCCCAAACCGGCGGAGTAGTGATGGACGGCAGGGATATTGGCACCAGGGTGATGCCCGATGCCAAATACAAATTTTTTCTCACTGCTTCAACTGAAGAAAGGGCTAAGCGCCGCCACCTGGAATTATTACAACAGGGATATGAAATATCATTAGATACTATAATAGCAGAAATAGCAGAAAGGGATAATATAGACCAAAACCGAGCAGTTGACCCGCTGGTTCCTGCCGAAGATGCTGTAATTATTGACTCTACGGGATTGACAATAAATCAGGTTGTGGAGCTGATAGTCAAACACATAGATGAGTGCAAATAA
- the spoIIP gene encoding stage II sporulation protein P yields the protein MKVRSKKFIAAVLVALGVALLALSAAEFEMTPRPVWSPTALFHADDLVDHLVGHTVTIYDESGRVISKMSRAVYSGDELITGDGKHYRVTKVDDQKATAKLLGMDKDYLAWVDYFANMTAVPVTSAENQRPVAVYHTHTAESYVPTDGAESQPFQGGILNVGKVFADALEERGVKVLYSDNKHDPHDNNAYMRSRRTATELMQQNPIAMFDVHRDGIPDPDFYYDTIGNQEVTQIRIVLGNQNPKKDANEDFAKRLMAYANQKHPDIVKEIFSGKGNYNQDLMSTNILLEAGTHTNRREMAEEGIVLLADAVPVVLGLEGGAGPGPETGAGAGRAGWTTVAWILGAVVVAGIAFLWISSGSLKGAADRISSFGREMTGIRGPAKKPGGKSKDEDQGE from the coding sequence ATGAAGGTGAGATCTAAAAAATTTATTGCCGCTGTGCTGGTGGCCCTAGGTGTAGCCCTACTGGCCTTATCGGCTGCCGAATTTGAAATGACCCCTCGCCCCGTATGGAGTCCCACGGCCCTGTTCCATGCCGATGATTTAGTTGACCACCTTGTGGGCCACACTGTCACCATCTATGATGAAAGCGGCCGGGTGATCAGCAAAATGTCACGGGCGGTATATTCCGGTGATGAGCTTATCACCGGTGACGGCAAACATTATCGTGTGACAAAGGTAGATGATCAAAAGGCCACCGCCAAGCTTTTGGGTATGGACAAGGACTATCTTGCCTGGGTTGATTATTTTGCCAATATGACGGCAGTGCCTGTTACAAGCGCTGAAAACCAAAGGCCGGTGGCTGTATATCACACCCATACGGCGGAGTCCTATGTGCCCACCGATGGAGCAGAGTCACAACCCTTTCAGGGTGGAATTTTAAATGTGGGCAAGGTGTTTGCCGATGCCCTGGAGGAAAGGGGGGTAAAGGTCCTATACAGCGACAACAAACATGACCCCCACGATAACAATGCCTACATGCGCTCCCGGCGCACAGCCACGGAATTAATGCAGCAAAACCCCATCGCCATGTTTGATGTGCACCGGGACGGCATACCTGATCCTGATTTCTATTACGACACCATTGGCAACCAAGAGGTAACTCAAATCCGGATTGTTTTGGGTAATCAAAACCCCAAAAAAGATGCCAATGAAGACTTTGCTAAGCGTCTAATGGCTTATGCCAATCAAAAACACCCGGATATAGTAAAAGAAATATTCAGCGGGAAAGGCAACTACAACCAGGATTTGATGTCCACTAATATCTTGCTGGAAGCGGGCACCCACACCAATCGCCGGGAAATGGCTGAAGAAGGCATCGTACTGCTGGCAGATGCAGTGCCCGTTGTCTTGGGCCTGGAGGGTGGTGCCGGCCCGGGGCCGGAGACCGGCGCAGGTGCAGGAAGGGCAGGCTGGACTACCGTGGCTTGGATATTGGGGGCTGTGGTTGTGGCAGGCATTGCATTTTTATGGATTAGCAGCGGAAGCTTAAAAGGAGCGGCAGATAGAATAAGCAGCTTTGGCAGAGAGATGACCGGTATTCGAGGCCCGGCTAAAAAGCCCGGTGGAAAATCAAAAGATGAGGATCAGGGGGAATAA
- a CDS encoding lysophospholipid acyltransferase family protein, translating into MFYNLAKFVVTIVLVVLRRWQVVGLENFPSQGGVVVISNHTSYWDPVAVGCALNRPIHYMAKAELFEIPLFNTLIRALRSFPVKRGKPDRNAIRQAIELLTNGEVLGIFPEGRRSSSGELLKPQLGAVMLAFKGNAPIVPVGIIGARGFFGKLTVVIGKPVPLPQYTGSKAGREDMERYSAQVMDQLKQLIKSRQ; encoded by the coding sequence GTGTTCTACAATCTGGCCAAGTTTGTTGTGACAATTGTGCTTGTCGTTCTGCGCCGCTGGCAAGTGGTGGGGTTAGAAAATTTCCCCTCCCAGGGAGGCGTGGTGGTGATATCCAACCACACCAGCTATTGGGATCCCGTGGCGGTGGGATGTGCCTTAAACCGCCCCATTCATTATATGGCCAAGGCAGAGCTGTTTGAAATACCCTTGTTTAACACCCTTATTCGGGCCTTGCGTTCCTTTCCTGTTAAGCGGGGCAAACCTGATCGAAATGCTATCCGCCAAGCGATAGAACTCTTAACCAATGGAGAAGTATTGGGGATATTTCCGGAAGGAAGACGCAGCAGCAGTGGAGAATTGCTTAAACCACAATTGGGGGCAGTGATGCTTGCTTTTAAAGGAAATGCTCCCATAGTACCGGTGGGCATAATAGGAGCCCGGGGTTTTTTTGGCAAATTAACAGTGGTCATTGGTAAACCCGTGCCACTGCCCCAATATACCGGCTCAAAAGCCGGCAGAGAAGATATGGAGCGTTACAGCGCTCAGGTTATGGACCAGTTAAAACAACTGATTAAGTCGAGGCAGTAG